In Microvenator marinus, one genomic interval encodes:
- a CDS encoding AbrB/MazE/SpoVT family DNA-binding domain-containing protein, giving the protein MFELKVRKVGKSLGVVLPQEVIANLNIKEGAALYLTESPGGGYQLVPYAPEFEQKLKKAEDIMNRYRATLHVLAQ; this is encoded by the coding sequence GTGTTTGAGCTGAAAGTTAGAAAGGTCGGAAAATCGCTCGGGGTCGTACTCCCACAGGAAGTCATTGCGAACCTGAATATCAAGGAAGGGGCTGCCCTATATCTCACCGAGTCCCCGGGCGGCGGATACCAGCTAGTGCCGTATGCTCCTGAGTTTGAGCAGAAGCTCAAGAAGGCAGAAGACATCATGAATCGCTATCGCGCTACCTTGCATGTTTTGGCCCAATGA
- a CDS encoding AbrB/MazE/SpoVT family DNA-binding domain-containing protein, with amino-acid sequence MQKKLSVVGNSLGLIIERPVLDLLRIDKDTPLEITTDGDVLIIRPVRDEKTERLREAAIRMAHAHASTFEKLAK; translated from the coding sequence GTGCAGAAAAAATTGAGCGTTGTGGGAAATAGTTTGGGGTTGATTATTGAGCGGCCCGTGTTGGACTTACTTCGGATCGATAAAGACACCCCTCTAGAAATTACAACAGACGGAGATGTCCTGATTATTCGGCCGGTGCGCGACGAAAAAACAGAACGATTGCGAGAAGCTGCAATTCGAATGGCGCATGCTCACGCCTCCACGTTCGAAAAGCTGGCTAAGTGA
- a CDS encoding HAMP domain-containing protein, producing the protein MFQKIRVPFPVRVFISYFAVVAAGAVPALIYLQVSFHDQIIADRAEELARRGSLLAEELRALPEDTRLGMIQTHAQLEPLRITYIGHTGVVRFDSAGNLSALENHGQRPEVLEALGKGAGDGPKFGFPGVGVSRRVSKTNGEEHIYVAVRVDEGARAEVIRLSYPIDRIEELTGGMSNAIRNSQAAALTVAILLSLLAAYLYSRPLQRLVRMSNQLASGDLTPSEVWTSEDEIGDIGRALNRLALEFRTRLANSDSGMMLFEQLVEDVDSPMAVLAGNDAVAVNAAFRRVVEHDTRDAEEVLAVILKSPAFAKAKADAENKTDGVIFGFAREKFGIPMKLFALKRAGQESLFVLHCHVPEGFLTNWHPSPQYVTTLDVLESVSDAIRRAKAVNAGLAITLENSEESFVAADVDRRVDTALDFAIDAAADEEPEGFVIQIRQTDTTVMITLEVSLPPWIGKLAGSMIGAVGGSVVDDGRTLTFNVPRA; encoded by the coding sequence ATGTTTCAGAAGATTCGAGTTCCCTTTCCAGTCCGGGTTTTCATCTCGTATTTTGCGGTGGTGGCTGCAGGGGCCGTGCCCGCACTCATATATCTCCAGGTCTCTTTTCACGACCAGATCATCGCGGACCGCGCCGAGGAGTTAGCTCGCCGCGGGAGTCTTCTGGCCGAGGAGCTTCGAGCACTCCCAGAGGACACGCGGCTTGGGATGATTCAAACCCATGCGCAGCTTGAACCTCTCCGAATCACCTATATCGGCCATACTGGCGTGGTGCGCTTTGACTCCGCGGGAAACCTGAGCGCGCTTGAAAATCACGGACAACGCCCCGAGGTTTTGGAGGCGCTTGGTAAAGGGGCAGGGGACGGGCCAAAGTTTGGGTTTCCGGGGGTAGGCGTCTCGCGGCGAGTGTCGAAGACGAACGGCGAAGAACATATCTACGTTGCGGTACGGGTGGATGAGGGCGCACGGGCTGAGGTGATTCGGCTCTCATATCCTATCGATAGAATCGAAGAGTTGACCGGAGGCATGAGTAACGCAATTCGCAACTCTCAGGCTGCCGCGCTCACGGTAGCGATTCTGCTCTCGCTCTTAGCTGCCTACCTTTACAGCCGGCCTCTGCAACGCCTGGTGCGCATGTCAAACCAGCTCGCGAGCGGAGACCTCACCCCCTCAGAGGTCTGGACGTCAGAGGACGAAATCGGCGATATCGGGCGAGCGTTGAACCGATTGGCGCTGGAATTTCGCACACGACTTGCTAACTCCGATTCGGGCATGATGCTCTTTGAGCAACTCGTTGAAGACGTTGATTCGCCCATGGCTGTTCTAGCCGGGAACGACGCCGTTGCAGTCAATGCGGCCTTTAGAAGGGTGGTGGAGCACGATACTCGAGACGCCGAAGAGGTCCTCGCCGTTATCCTAAAGTCGCCGGCTTTCGCCAAAGCTAAGGCTGATGCGGAGAACAAGACCGACGGCGTAATCTTCGGATTCGCGCGCGAGAAGTTCGGTATCCCGATGAAGCTTTTTGCCCTCAAACGGGCAGGGCAGGAGTCTTTATTTGTGCTTCATTGTCACGTGCCGGAAGGCTTCTTGACGAATTGGCATCCGTCACCCCAATACGTCACAACGCTGGATGTACTCGAGTCGGTCTCGGATGCGATTCGGCGCGCGAAGGCTGTCAATGCTGGCCTTGCAATCACCCTGGAAAACTCGGAGGAGTCCTTCGTGGCTGCCGACGTGGACCGGCGAGTGGACACGGCGCTTGACTTCGCCATTGATGCCGCGGCGGACGAAGAGCCCGAAGGCTTTGTGATTCAGATTCGCCAGACCGATACCACTGTGATGATCACGCTCGAGGTCTCGCTCCCGCCTTGGATTGGGAAGCTCGCAGGGTCCATGATTGGTGCGGTAGGCGGTTCGGTTGTGGACGATGGACGCACGCTCACATTCAATGTGCCGAGGGCGTGA
- a CDS encoding radical SAM/SPASM domain-containing protein gives MAGEPAGKGVRQLRAEDFERKTPIYCVWEITLACDLGCRHCGSRAGDVRPDELSTDECLEVVAQLADMGLREVTLIGGEAYLREDWDIIAREITRRGMACGITTGARNLTQERVDRAADAGVRTISVSIDGLEKTHDAQRGRKGSFRAAIEAAERVAASPIRLANNTQINRMSMPELPALAQILADIGSKAWQIQITVAMGRAADRPELLLQPYELLELFPMLVWIKKTILEPGGVGLYPGNNVGYFGPWEKYLRFGGDSGAHWNGCGAGTYTLGLEADGKIKGCPSLPSTAFTGGNIRDMKIADAVSNSEQINHIGQRGVDDLWGYCKECYYADICKAGCTWTSYCLLGRSGNNPYCIHRATEFEKMGLRETVVKVEAAPGKPFDNGRFEIVVEPFPDDDVPSISGFSMEDVLALNAQSLSAWPREEIAKFLRHR, from the coding sequence ATGGCAGGCGAGCCAGCAGGCAAAGGTGTTCGTCAGCTCAGGGCGGAGGATTTCGAAAGAAAGACACCCATCTACTGCGTGTGGGAAATTACGCTGGCGTGCGATCTGGGATGTCGTCATTGTGGCTCGCGCGCTGGGGATGTCCGCCCCGACGAGTTGAGCACCGATGAATGCCTGGAGGTCGTCGCCCAGCTTGCAGACATGGGCCTGCGCGAGGTGACGCTGATTGGAGGCGAGGCCTACCTGCGTGAAGACTGGGACATCATCGCCCGTGAGATCACGCGGCGGGGGATGGCATGCGGCATCACGACCGGCGCTAGAAATCTCACCCAGGAGCGCGTTGACCGCGCCGCGGATGCCGGCGTGCGCACGATCTCGGTTTCCATAGATGGTCTGGAGAAGACCCACGACGCCCAACGCGGTCGCAAAGGGTCCTTCCGAGCCGCTATCGAAGCTGCTGAGCGCGTGGCAGCAAGCCCGATTCGCCTGGCCAACAATACCCAAATCAATCGCATGTCCATGCCAGAACTCCCCGCTCTGGCCCAGATACTCGCGGATATTGGCTCCAAGGCGTGGCAAATTCAGATCACGGTGGCCATGGGACGGGCGGCGGACCGGCCTGAGCTATTGCTCCAGCCTTACGAGCTCTTGGAGCTATTCCCGATGTTGGTCTGGATCAAAAAGACCATCCTTGAACCCGGAGGGGTCGGGCTCTATCCGGGCAACAACGTGGGTTATTTCGGGCCATGGGAAAAATACCTCCGCTTTGGCGGCGACTCTGGGGCCCACTGGAACGGTTGCGGGGCTGGCACCTATACGCTCGGGTTGGAAGCGGACGGCAAGATTAAGGGTTGCCCTTCCCTACCATCCACAGCATTTACCGGCGGAAATATTCGAGACATGAAGATCGCCGACGCGGTCTCGAACTCCGAGCAGATTAACCATATTGGACAACGTGGTGTCGACGATCTCTGGGGCTATTGCAAAGAGTGCTACTACGCCGATATCTGCAAGGCCGGATGTACGTGGACATCCTATTGCCTGCTTGGTCGCTCGGGGAACAACCCGTACTGCATCCATCGCGCCACCGAGTTCGAAAAGATGGGACTGCGCGAAACCGTGGTTAAGGTGGAGGCCGCCCCGGGGAAGCCGTTTGATAATGGTCGTTTCGAAATCGTGGTTGAACCCTTCCCTGACGATGACGTGCCTTCGATTTCGGGGTTTAGCATGGAAGATGTGCTCGCGCTGAATGCCCAGTCCTTAAGTGCTTGGCCACGCGAGGAGATTGCGAAATTCCTCCGTCATCGCTGA
- a CDS encoding heavy metal translocating P-type ATPase, whose protein sequence is MSKDEEDTHESHDKHKNHEEHKNHDKHAGHSVAKFRSKFWLSLVLTFPVLIWSEHIQELLGFTAPSFPGSGYIEPALGTFIFFYGGLVFLKSGWGEIKDRMPGMMTLISLAITVAFVFSVAVELGFDASPLWWELATLVTIMLLGHWIEMRSISSAQGALKELAKLLPDKATLIVDGENKEVGVDELAEGDLILVRPGERMPVDGLIREGKSSLNESMITGESEPVGRGEDDEVIAGTVNGEGTLRVEVKGVGDKTKLSGIMRLVAQAQESKSRSQVLADRAAQLLTGVAIASALITFVVWQLLGKPIDFTVVRVVTVLVIACPHALGLAVPLVVAISTTMGARSGLLIRDRRGLEEARNLDAVIFDKTGTLTIGEFRVVAIETAEDLSEQDALRIAAGIESESEHPIAQGIVKSADEREIDYPEARDFKNITGKGVVATLDGEEYRMGGPAMVEGVDVPENLKDAAKKAGENAQSAIYLIKEDSALAVFAVADAIREESFEAVKALHDRGIEVAMLTGDSQAVADSVAKKLGIDTVFAQVLPEDKAKKVKELQSQGKTVAMVGDGVNDAPALATSDIGIAVGAGTDVAVEAGHIVLVRSDPRDISRIVSLSKATRRKMIQNLWWAAGYNILALPLAAGVGYSWGVLLTPAVGAVLMSASTVIVAINAQLLRRVDLDAQ, encoded by the coding sequence ATGAGCAAAGACGAGGAAGACACACACGAGAGTCACGACAAACACAAAAATCACGAAGAACACAAGAATCACGACAAGCACGCAGGTCATAGCGTGGCTAAGTTTCGATCCAAGTTTTGGTTGAGCCTTGTGCTCACTTTCCCAGTCCTAATCTGGTCGGAACACATACAAGAGCTTCTGGGCTTCACGGCGCCGAGCTTTCCGGGCTCTGGGTACATCGAACCCGCCTTGGGGACATTCATCTTCTTCTATGGTGGGCTGGTATTTTTGAAGAGCGGTTGGGGCGAGATCAAGGATCGTATGCCCGGAATGATGACCCTAATATCACTGGCCATCACAGTGGCATTCGTCTTCAGCGTCGCTGTCGAACTTGGGTTTGACGCTTCGCCCCTCTGGTGGGAGTTGGCCACCCTCGTGACGATCATGCTTCTCGGCCACTGGATCGAGATGCGCTCGATCTCGAGCGCCCAAGGCGCGCTAAAGGAACTGGCCAAACTCTTGCCCGATAAAGCCACACTTATCGTCGATGGCGAAAACAAAGAGGTGGGTGTCGATGAGCTGGCCGAAGGTGACTTGATTCTTGTTCGTCCTGGCGAGCGCATGCCCGTCGACGGCCTAATTCGCGAGGGAAAAAGCAGCCTCAACGAGTCGATGATTACGGGAGAGTCTGAGCCGGTAGGCAGAGGTGAGGATGACGAGGTCATCGCCGGAACCGTCAATGGCGAGGGCACGCTTCGAGTCGAAGTCAAAGGTGTTGGCGACAAGACGAAGCTCTCCGGCATCATGCGACTCGTAGCCCAGGCTCAGGAGTCAAAATCGCGTTCACAAGTTTTGGCCGACCGCGCGGCGCAACTCCTCACGGGTGTGGCCATCGCCTCAGCCCTGATTACGTTTGTCGTCTGGCAATTGCTGGGCAAGCCGATCGACTTCACGGTGGTTCGCGTTGTGACCGTGCTCGTGATCGCCTGCCCTCACGCATTGGGACTAGCGGTCCCGTTGGTGGTGGCGATTTCCACGACGATGGGCGCGCGCTCCGGACTCTTGATTCGAGACCGTCGTGGTCTTGAGGAAGCTCGCAATCTAGACGCCGTTATCTTCGACAAGACTGGGACCTTGACCATCGGGGAATTCCGCGTGGTCGCCATCGAAACTGCAGAAGATTTGTCCGAACAAGATGCCCTTCGCATCGCCGCTGGAATCGAGTCTGAATCAGAACATCCCATCGCCCAGGGCATCGTCAAGAGCGCAGACGAACGCGAGATCGACTATCCCGAGGCTCGGGACTTCAAGAATATTACGGGTAAAGGAGTTGTCGCCACACTTGACGGCGAGGAATACAGGATGGGTGGTCCTGCAATGGTCGAAGGGGTTGATGTTCCGGAAAACCTGAAAGATGCGGCAAAGAAAGCGGGTGAGAACGCACAGTCCGCAATCTACCTCATCAAAGAGGATTCGGCGTTGGCCGTCTTCGCTGTAGCGGATGCCATTCGAGAAGAGAGTTTTGAGGCCGTAAAGGCCCTGCACGATCGCGGAATCGAAGTCGCAATGCTCACGGGCGACTCTCAGGCCGTTGCCGATTCGGTGGCTAAAAAGCTCGGCATCGACACAGTTTTTGCCCAGGTCCTCCCCGAAGACAAAGCCAAAAAAGTCAAAGAATTGCAGAGTCAGGGCAAGACCGTGGCTATGGTGGGAGATGGCGTCAACGACGCTCCAGCGCTCGCCACTTCGGATATTGGAATCGCCGTTGGCGCAGGCACAGATGTAGCCGTGGAGGCTGGCCATATTGTGCTCGTTCGTTCGGATCCACGAGACATTTCACGCATCGTCAGCCTCTCGAAAGCGACACGACGAAAGATGATTCAGAACTTATGGTGGGCCGCAGGCTACAACATCCTCGCCCTGCCGTTGGCCGCAGGCGTCGGATACTCTTGGGGAGTTTTGCTCACACCAGCGGTCGGAGCGGTCCTGATGTCTGCGAGCACCGTCATCGTGGCAATCAACGCCCAACTTCTCAGACGCGTCGACCTCGATGCTCAATAA
- a CDS encoding VOC family protein translates to MTFRSKVRTCLWFEKHGLKAAEFYVSLLPNSEIDAVYAHGNPDDPMVVEFTLHGCPMMILTGGPHYELSPAASISVLTKDQEETDHLWSSLIADGGAESRCGWLVDRFGVSWQIVPEVLPQLLGSEDREAASRAQAAMMEMGKFDIAALEAAFNNTP, encoded by the coding sequence ATGACTTTTCGATCAAAGGTGCGAACTTGTTTATGGTTCGAAAAACACGGTCTAAAGGCGGCTGAGTTCTACGTGTCACTCCTGCCTAATAGCGAGATTGACGCCGTGTATGCGCATGGAAATCCAGACGACCCGATGGTCGTGGAATTCACCCTGCACGGCTGCCCGATGATGATTTTGACCGGAGGGCCACACTACGAGCTCTCGCCGGCTGCCTCGATCAGCGTGTTGACCAAAGACCAAGAAGAGACGGACCACCTCTGGTCGTCGCTGATTGCTGACGGAGGCGCCGAAAGTCGTTGTGGTTGGCTCGTGGACCGGTTCGGTGTGTCGTGGCAGATCGTGCCTGAAGTGCTTCCGCAACTACTTGGCTCTGAGGATCGTGAGGCAGCCAGCCGAGCTCAAGCCGCGATGATGGAGATGGGCAAGTTTGATATCGCCGCCCTTGAGGCAGCTTTTAACAACACACCATGA
- a CDS encoding TetR/AcrR family transcriptional regulator: MTPRPTKKSPDRGDARIRLLEAARDIIRAKGFAATSVDDLCKAAEVTKGAFFHHFKSKEDLGVAAAEFWAETTSSLFVNAPYHQPADPLDRVLAYIAFRKAIIQGDLAEFTCLAGTMIQEVHASSDPIREACGRAILGHADTLVADIEAARQAHDIEGDWTAESLARHTQTVLQGAFILAKAGNDPEIARESLDHLDRYVRQLFKLTEENKC, encoded by the coding sequence ATGACACCACGACCCACCAAAAAATCGCCCGACCGCGGTGACGCACGAATACGCCTCCTTGAGGCGGCGCGCGATATCATCCGCGCCAAGGGGTTCGCGGCGACCAGCGTTGACGACCTCTGCAAAGCCGCAGAGGTCACCAAAGGGGCGTTCTTCCATCACTTTAAGAGCAAAGAAGACCTAGGCGTTGCTGCGGCCGAATTCTGGGCAGAAACGACCTCATCGCTCTTTGTAAACGCCCCCTATCACCAGCCCGCAGACCCACTCGACCGAGTGCTCGCCTACATCGCTTTTCGCAAGGCCATCATTCAAGGCGACCTCGCTGAGTTCACCTGCCTGGCTGGAACTATGATCCAGGAAGTGCACGCGTCGTCTGACCCCATCCGTGAGGCGTGTGGTCGCGCGATTTTGGGGCATGCCGATACGCTGGTGGCTGATATCGAGGCGGCGCGGCAGGCGCATGACATAGAGGGCGATTGGACGGCAGAAAGCCTCGCGCGGCACACACAGACCGTTCTGCAGGGCGCGTTCATTCTGGCCAAGGCAGGTAACGATCCAGAAATCGCCCGAGAAAGTCTCGATCACTTGGATCGCTATGTCCGGCAACTCTTCAAATTGACCGAGGAAAACAAATGTTAG
- a CDS encoding GFA family protein, which yields MLETTEIGCSCGHTRLEVQGEPFLVVECLCESCRAAAARLATLPDADNILTSYGATPSADYRKDRVRITSGQDTLKEFRLKSDAGTRRVVATCCNTPVFLELNGAHWLCLYLHLWPEERRPKPELRTMTGDLADQSALPTDIPNLKTHSIAFFAKLFAAWVAMGFRNPKFEVNGKLIC from the coding sequence ATGTTAGAGACCACTGAAATCGGATGTTCGTGCGGACACACGCGGCTGGAAGTTCAAGGCGAGCCATTCCTCGTGGTGGAGTGCCTCTGCGAAAGCTGTCGTGCTGCGGCGGCGCGACTGGCGACCCTGCCAGACGCCGACAATATCCTCACCTCATATGGCGCAACGCCTTCTGCCGACTATCGCAAAGACCGAGTCCGAATCACGTCGGGTCAGGACACTTTGAAGGAGTTCCGGCTCAAGTCTGATGCCGGAACGAGGCGCGTGGTAGCCACGTGTTGCAATACGCCCGTGTTTCTTGAACTGAATGGCGCCCACTGGCTATGCCTCTATCTGCACCTCTGGCCCGAAGAGAGGCGGCCCAAGCCCGAGCTTCGAACCATGACGGGTGACCTCGCCGATCAGTCCGCCTTGCCAACGGATATCCCCAACCTTAAGACCCACTCGATTGCCTTTTTCGCAAAGTTGTTCGCAGCCTGGGTTGCAATGGGATTTCGAAATCCGAAATTTGAGGTGAATGGGAAGCTCATTTGCTGA
- a CDS encoding CvfB family protein, giving the protein MAMIGQTNRLKISRLSEHGVYLDGGSLGDILLPKNGVPAGAAIGQSIEAFIYPDSSGRPIATTEKPYAEVGECAFLEVVEVNDIGAFLEWGLDKNLFVPFSEQQREMRPGKRYVVYVYVDNTGRIAASTKIKKFMGKVSKDAKIGDEVTLYVLRQTDLGWECAVNDEFLGMVFNNDSLGQLEPGIEIDGFIKEIREGGLVDLCLQPPNMTSSDLGDQILAELRRGGGSSTLTDKSSPDEIFEAYGVSKRAYKEALGGLYRKKLVDLSPGHVKLVHYVQTDT; this is encoded by the coding sequence ATGGCTATGATCGGACAGACAAATCGACTCAAAATCAGCAGACTTTCCGAGCACGGAGTCTACTTGGACGGCGGGTCTCTGGGCGACATCCTACTTCCCAAGAACGGGGTGCCCGCCGGCGCAGCCATTGGCCAAAGTATTGAGGCGTTCATCTATCCTGACTCGTCGGGCCGTCCTATCGCTACAACCGAAAAGCCATATGCCGAAGTCGGCGAGTGTGCGTTTTTGGAAGTAGTCGAAGTAAACGATATTGGGGCTTTTTTGGAGTGGGGACTGGACAAGAACTTGTTCGTACCTTTTTCAGAACAGCAGCGCGAAATGAGGCCCGGGAAACGTTATGTGGTCTACGTTTACGTTGATAATACGGGCCGAATTGCTGCTAGCACCAAGATTAAAAAGTTCATGGGCAAAGTTTCGAAAGACGCAAAAATAGGTGACGAGGTCACGCTCTATGTGCTGCGTCAAACGGACCTTGGTTGGGAATGTGCCGTCAATGATGAGTTCTTAGGAATGGTTTTTAACAACGATTCGCTTGGCCAGCTCGAGCCAGGCATTGAAATCGATGGGTTTATCAAGGAGATTCGTGAAGGCGGGCTTGTCGACCTCTGCCTGCAGCCTCCCAACATGACGAGCTCCGACTTGGGTGACCAGATTTTGGCTGAGTTGCGGCGCGGTGGCGGGAGCTCGACATTGACCGACAAGAGCTCGCCCGACGAAATCTTCGAAGCGTACGGCGTGAGCAAAAGGGCTTATAAAGAAGCTCTCGGCGGCCTCTACCGCAAGAAGTTGGTAGACCTTAGTCCGGGCCATGTGAAGCTCGTGCACTACGTTCAAACAGACACTTAA
- a CDS encoding FitA-like ribbon-helix-helix domain-containing protein translates to MSMITVRQLDQRDKEWLREQASNAGISMEEFVRRLIRERRTQNMKKPSEIVRECFGEAHGVELNLEPRNTTFGQAFSG, encoded by the coding sequence ATGTCCATGATTACAGTTCGACAATTAGACCAGAGAGACAAAGAGTGGTTGCGCGAACAGGCATCGAACGCCGGAATCTCCATGGAAGAGTTTGTGCGCCGCTTGATCCGTGAACGACGGACCCAGAACATGAAGAAACCTTCTGAAATCGTGCGTGAATGTTTCGGCGAGGCACATGGCGTAGAGCTCAATCTTGAACCGCGAAACACAACTTTTGGACAAGCTTTTTCAGGATAG